One Xenopus tropicalis strain Nigerian chromosome 8, UCB_Xtro_10.0, whole genome shotgun sequence genomic window carries:
- the LOC100488012 gene encoding uncharacterized protein LOC100488012 isoform X5: MRLLIPLLSVLLMSLRLLGTAVYPSGQINKPLNDTATFHHGFELGAKTFCTIWMTSQGEPREVAEYRNDHFQVTNEQFQASTVFMKSTLKIQNLTMNDSGIYDISCWYAPNPAKRRRVFKLTVYEPVQQPVIKTKCQCGYIDCNCTLHCQDPTNSSSAHWVILHNSKPVNNSAHKRTIWTLLGDTCGNIKYMCVLQNPADQKNASVGFWQLCSTSRYSEFLCMCWAYQKAVIIGIMTVIVAVVSILARFIFKKIKEDMLRKLRGYFPSWRTEVDANQNEQY; the protein is encoded by the exons ATGCGTCTACTGATTCCTCTGCTCTCCGTCCTATTAATGTCACTCCGGCTCCTTGGGACAG CGGTATATCCTTCTGGCCAGATAAATAAACCACTTAACGACACTGCCACATTTCACCATGGTTTCGAGTTGGGCGCCAAAACATTTTGCACCATTTGGATGACCAGCCAAGGCGAACCAAGAGAAGTAGCAGAATACAGGAACGATCATTTCCAAGTAACCAACGAGCAGTTCCAGGCAAGCACCGTATTCATGAAATCTACATTAAAAATCCAGAACCTGACAATGAATGACAGTGGGATTTATGATATATCCTGCTGGTACGCTCCTAATCCTGCCAAAAGGCGAAGGGTGTTTAAACTTACTGTTTATG AACCAGTGCAACAGCCCGTTATTAAAACAAAGTGCCAATGTGGATACATCGACTGTAACTGCACTCTGCATTGTCAGGATCCAACAAACTCATCCTCTGCCCACTGGGTTATTTTACACAACTCAAAGCCTGTCAACAATTCTGCCCACAAACGTACAATCTGGACCCTGCTCGGGGATACATGTGGAAACATTAAGTACATGTGTGTGCTACAGAACCCGGCTGATCAGAAAAATGCTTCCGTTGGCTTCTGGCAACTCTGTTCTACTTCAC GTTACAGTGAATTCCTTTGCATGTGTTGGGCTTATCAAAAAGCAGTGATAATTGGGATTATGACTGTGATTGTGGCTGTCGTGAGTATCCTGGCTCGCTTCATATTCAAGAAAATAAAAG AAGACATGTTAAGGAAGCTCCGTGGCTATTTCCCATCTTGGAGAACTGAAGTCG ATGCTAACCAAAATGAACAATATTGA
- the LOC100488012 gene encoding uncharacterized protein LOC100488012 isoform X1 has translation MRLLIPLLSVLLMSLRLLGTAVYPSGQINKPLNDTATFHHGFELGAKTFCTIWMTSQGEPREVAEYRNDHFQVTNEQFQASTVFMKSTLKIQNLTMNDSGIYDISCWYAPNPAKRRRVFKLTVYEPVQQPVIKTKCQCGYIDCNCTLHCQDPTNSSSAHWVILHNSKPVNNSAHKRTIWTLLGDTCGNIKYMCVLQNPADQKNASVGFWQLCSTSRYSEFLCMCWAYQKAVIIGIMTVIVAVVSILARFIFKKIKEAVLRKLRGYFPSWRTEVDNQNKEGRLGDMEMTSVKSKLKDNKAVLRKLRGYFPSWRTEVDNQNKECRMGDMEMASVKSQLLDNTG, from the exons ATGCGTCTACTGATTCCTCTGCTCTCCGTCCTATTAATGTCACTCCGGCTCCTTGGGACAG CGGTATATCCTTCTGGCCAGATAAATAAACCACTTAACGACACTGCCACATTTCACCATGGTTTCGAGTTGGGCGCCAAAACATTTTGCACCATTTGGATGACCAGCCAAGGCGAACCAAGAGAAGTAGCAGAATACAGGAACGATCATTTCCAAGTAACCAACGAGCAGTTCCAGGCAAGCACCGTATTCATGAAATCTACATTAAAAATCCAGAACCTGACAATGAATGACAGTGGGATTTATGATATATCCTGCTGGTACGCTCCTAATCCTGCCAAAAGGCGAAGGGTGTTTAAACTTACTGTTTATG AACCAGTGCAACAGCCCGTTATTAAAACAAAGTGCCAATGTGGATACATCGACTGTAACTGCACTCTGCATTGTCAGGATCCAACAAACTCATCCTCTGCCCACTGGGTTATTTTACACAACTCAAAGCCTGTCAACAATTCTGCCCACAAACGTACAATCTGGACCCTGCTCGGGGATACATGTGGAAACATTAAGTACATGTGTGTGCTACAGAACCCGGCTGATCAGAAAAATGCTTCCGTTGGCTTCTGGCAACTCTGTTCTACTTCAC GTTACAGTGAATTCCTTTGCATGTGTTGGGCTTATCAAAAAGCAGTGATAATTGGGATTATGACTGTGATTGTGGCTGTCGTGAGTATCCTGGCTCGCTTCATATTCAAGAAAATAAAAG AAGCCGTGTTAAGGAAGCTCCGTGGCTATTTTCCATCTTGGAGAACTGAAGTCG ATAACCAAAATAAAGAAGGCAGACTGGGTGATATGGAAATGACATCTGTAAAGAGCAAGCTAAAGGATAATA AAGCCGTGTTAAGGAAGCTCCGTGGCTATTTTCCATCTTGGAGAACTGAAGTCG ATAACCAAAATAAAGAATGCAGAATGGGTGATATGGAAATGGCATCTGTAAAGAGCCAGCTATTGGATAACA CTGGCTGA
- the LOC116406883 gene encoding uncharacterized protein LOC116406883: protein MEARLLRLLESAEELTVNFDYIGQKEEERQKNVRDDSDRDSEGTISIPVLCLLIFVSGALSVSVYKNIKLLKRSKEVESESRPKERQSEGTQTQFYRLEAREDEISDISDDSSSLGSYVDKKAKKKRFGYSIRKCFLHCLKRKRKKHLSSQYEEIQNNILTVQNEISVESLHVSEQSTDEHSSAIQEISIETSFETVTYDEPKTVPTRGKKKHVRNLMICCKKCKTLEVEDSEADKGEDKPLKLKTGNYFCHYKQAKKYRKEKYRKCKKWFWQWCHEKASEEEEEEESVYETLEESEARNDEVLDVIAESSDEASTVSSDITDEASTISSDIPDEASTVSSDITDEDSTVSSDITTSYESDAPRSVLRRRKIKRCSLSITLCCKSRQTDETSYETAESDQPSHVLARERIKSCCLSIVLCCKETKTQDSDDKQESAYDALDVTNQR from the exons ATGGAAGCAAGGCTGCTGAGACTTCTGGAGTCcgcagaggagcttacagtcaaCTTTGACTATATTGGTCAGAAAGAAGAAGAGAGACAAAAGAATGTCAGGGATGACAGTGACAGGGACAGTGAG GGTACAATCTCCATACCTGTTCTCTGTTTGTTGATCTTTGTGTCGGGAGCTTTGAGTGTCTCCGTGTATAAGAATATAAAGTTGCTGAAGAGGAGCAAGGAAGTTGAGTCAGAGTCAAGACCCAAAGAGAGGCAAAGTGAAGGAACTCAGACTCAGTTTTACAGGCTGGAGGCAAGAGAAGATGAGATATCAGATATTTCTGATGACTCTTCCAGTCTTGGATCTTATGTAGACAAGAAAGCCAAAAAGAAACGGTTTGGCTACAGTATACGGAAATGTTTCCTCCATTGtttaaaaaggaaaaggaagaaaCACTTAAGCTCACAGTATGAGGAAATTCAAAATAATATCCTAACCGTGCAAAATGAGATATCCGTGGAAAGTCTACATGTAAGTGAGCAAAGCACTGATGAGCATTCCAGTGCCATCCAGGAAATATCTATTGAGACATCATTTGAAACAGTGACATATGatgagcccaaaactgtaccaacaaggggaaaaaagaaaCACGTCCGTAACTTGATGATTTGCTGCAAGAAATGTAAGACCCTTGAGGTTGAGGACAGCGAAGCTGACAAGGGTGAAGACAAACCCCTGAAGTTAAAAACTGGAAATTATTTCTGCCACTATAAACAGGCAAAGAAATATAGGAAAGAGAAATACAGAAAATGCAAGAAATGGTTTTGGCAATGGTGTCATGAgaaagcatcagaggaagaagaagaagaggaaagtgTGTATGAGACACTGGAAGAAAGTGAGGCAAGAAATGACGAGGTGCTTGATGTAATCGCAGAAAGTAGTGATGAGGCTTCCACTGTAAGCAGTGATATAACAGATGAGGCTTCCACTATAAGCAGTGATATACCAGATGAGGCTTCCACTGTAAGCAGTGATATAACAGATGAGGATTCCACTGTAAGCAGTGATATAACAACTTCATATGAAAGTGATGCACCTAGATCTGTACTAAGAAGAAGAAAGATAAAGCGTTGTAGCCTTAGTATAACTCTTTGTTGTAAGAGCAGACAAACAGATGAGACATCATATGAAACGGCTGAAAGTGATCAGCCCAGTCATGTATTAGCAAGAGAAAGGATAAAGAGTTGTTGCCTTAGCATTGTTCTTTGTTGTAAGGAAACAAAAACCCAAGATTCTGATGACAAACAAGAAAGTGCTTATGACGCTCTGGATGTAACCAACCAAAGGTAA
- the LOC100488012 gene encoding uncharacterized protein LOC100488012 isoform X3, whose protein sequence is MRLLIPQLSVLLMSLRLLGTAEDSVAQINKPVNGTATFHYGFKLGAKTKCTIWKTSQGVKREVAEYRNQYFNVSDDELKARAVFNQTELMIQNLAMTDSGAYYLKCWLAPNRISVFNLTVYKPVQQPVIKTECQCGCNDCNCTLYCQDPTNSSSAHWVILHNSMPVNNSSESTIWIPLGNTSKSTKYMCVLQNPADQRNASIGFEQLCFTSRYSKFLCWVWSYWKTCIYVTMAVLVILPIIVLAKKIKEAVLRKLRGYFPSWRTEVDNQNKEGRLGDMEMTSVKSKLKDNKAVLRKLRGYFPSWRTEVDNQNKECRMGDMEMASVKSQLLDNTG, encoded by the exons ATGCGTCTACTGATTCCTCAGCTCTCTGTCCTATTAATGTCACTCCGGCTCCTAGGGACAG cAGAGGATTCTGTTGCCCAGATTAATAAACCAGTAAATGGCACTGCCACATTTCACTATGGTTTTAAGTTGGGCGCTAAAACCAAATGCACCATTTGGAAAACCAGCCAAGGTGTCAAAAGAGAGGTGGCTGAATATAGAAACCAATATTTTAATGTAAGCGACGACGAGCTCAAGGCGCGTGCTGTATTCAATCAAACGGAATTAATGATCCAGAATCTGGCAATGACTGACAGCGGGGCTTATTATTTAAAATGCTGGCTTGCTCCAAACAGGATAAGTGTCTTTAATCTCACGGTTTATA AACCAGTGCAACAGCCCGTTATTAAAACAGAGTGCCAATGTGGATGCAATGACTGTAACTGCACTCTGTATTGTCAGGATCCAACAAACTCATCCTCTGCCCACTGGGTTATTTTACACAACTCAATGCCTGTCAACAATTCAAGTGAAAGTACAATCTGGATCCCTCTTGGAAATACTTCTAAAAGCACTAAGTACATGTGTGTGCTACAGAACCCGGCTGATCAGAGAAATGCTTCCATTGGCTTTGAGCAACTCTGTTTTACTTCAC GTTACAGTAAATTCTTGTGCTGGGTTTGGAGTTACTGGAAAACATGCATTTATGTCACTATGGCAGTCCTGGTTATCCTTCCAATTATAGTCCTAGCCAagaaaataaaag AAGCCGTGTTAAGGAAGCTCCGTGGCTATTTTCCATCTTGGAGAACTGAAGTCG ATAACCAAAATAAAGAAGGCAGACTGGGTGATATGGAAATGACATCTGTAAAGAGCAAGCTAAAGGATAATA AAGCCGTGTTAAGGAAGCTCCGTGGCTATTTTCCATCTTGGAGAACTGAAGTCG ATAACCAAAATAAAGAATGCAGAATGGGTGATATGGAAATGGCATCTGTAAAGAGCCAGCTATTGGATAACA CTGGCTGA
- the LOC100488012 gene encoding uncharacterized protein LOC100488012 isoform X6, with protein MRLLIPLLSVLLMSLRLLGTAVYPSGQINKPLNDTATFHHGFELGAKTFCTIWMTSQGEPREVAEYRNDHFQVTNEQFQASTVFMKSTLKIQNLTMNDSGIYDISCWYAPNPAKRRRVFKLTVYEPVQQPVIKTKCQCGYIDCNCTLHCQDPTNSSSAHWVILHNSKPVNNSAHKRTIWTLLGDTCGNIKYMCVLQNPADQKNASVGFWQLCSTSRYSEFLCMCWAYQKAVIIGIMTVIVAVVSILARFIFKKIKEDMLRKLRGYFPSWRTEVAD; from the exons ATGCGTCTACTGATTCCTCTGCTCTCCGTCCTATTAATGTCACTCCGGCTCCTTGGGACAG CGGTATATCCTTCTGGCCAGATAAATAAACCACTTAACGACACTGCCACATTTCACCATGGTTTCGAGTTGGGCGCCAAAACATTTTGCACCATTTGGATGACCAGCCAAGGCGAACCAAGAGAAGTAGCAGAATACAGGAACGATCATTTCCAAGTAACCAACGAGCAGTTCCAGGCAAGCACCGTATTCATGAAATCTACATTAAAAATCCAGAACCTGACAATGAATGACAGTGGGATTTATGATATATCCTGCTGGTACGCTCCTAATCCTGCCAAAAGGCGAAGGGTGTTTAAACTTACTGTTTATG AACCAGTGCAACAGCCCGTTATTAAAACAAAGTGCCAATGTGGATACATCGACTGTAACTGCACTCTGCATTGTCAGGATCCAACAAACTCATCCTCTGCCCACTGGGTTATTTTACACAACTCAAAGCCTGTCAACAATTCTGCCCACAAACGTACAATCTGGACCCTGCTCGGGGATACATGTGGAAACATTAAGTACATGTGTGTGCTACAGAACCCGGCTGATCAGAAAAATGCTTCCGTTGGCTTCTGGCAACTCTGTTCTACTTCAC GTTACAGTGAATTCCTTTGCATGTGTTGGGCTTATCAAAAAGCAGTGATAATTGGGATTATGACTGTGATTGTGGCTGTCGTGAGTATCCTGGCTCGCTTCATATTCAAGAAAATAAAAG AAGACATGTTAAGGAAGCTCCGTGGCTATTTCCCATCTTGGAGAACTGAAGTCG CCGACTGA
- the LOC100488012 gene encoding uncharacterized protein LOC100488012 isoform X2 encodes MRLLIPLLSVLLMSLRLLGTAVYPSGQINKPLNDTATFHHGFELGAKTFCTIWMTSQGEPREVAEYRNDHFQVTNEQFQASTVFMKSTLKIQNLTMNDSGIYDISCWYAPNPAKRRRVFKLTVYEPVQQPVIKTKCQCGYIDCNCTLHCQDPTNSSSAHWVILHNSKPVNNSAHKRTIWTLLGDTCGNIKYMCVLQNPADQKNASVGFWQLCSTSRYSEFLCMCWAYQKAVIIGIMTVIVAVVSILARFIFKKIKEAVLRKLRGYFPSWRTEVDNQNKEGRLGDMEMTSVKSKLKDNTVLRKLRGYFPSWRTEVDNQNKECRMGDMEMASVKSQLLDNTG; translated from the exons ATGCGTCTACTGATTCCTCTGCTCTCCGTCCTATTAATGTCACTCCGGCTCCTTGGGACAG CGGTATATCCTTCTGGCCAGATAAATAAACCACTTAACGACACTGCCACATTTCACCATGGTTTCGAGTTGGGCGCCAAAACATTTTGCACCATTTGGATGACCAGCCAAGGCGAACCAAGAGAAGTAGCAGAATACAGGAACGATCATTTCCAAGTAACCAACGAGCAGTTCCAGGCAAGCACCGTATTCATGAAATCTACATTAAAAATCCAGAACCTGACAATGAATGACAGTGGGATTTATGATATATCCTGCTGGTACGCTCCTAATCCTGCCAAAAGGCGAAGGGTGTTTAAACTTACTGTTTATG AACCAGTGCAACAGCCCGTTATTAAAACAAAGTGCCAATGTGGATACATCGACTGTAACTGCACTCTGCATTGTCAGGATCCAACAAACTCATCCTCTGCCCACTGGGTTATTTTACACAACTCAAAGCCTGTCAACAATTCTGCCCACAAACGTACAATCTGGACCCTGCTCGGGGATACATGTGGAAACATTAAGTACATGTGTGTGCTACAGAACCCGGCTGATCAGAAAAATGCTTCCGTTGGCTTCTGGCAACTCTGTTCTACTTCAC GTTACAGTGAATTCCTTTGCATGTGTTGGGCTTATCAAAAAGCAGTGATAATTGGGATTATGACTGTGATTGTGGCTGTCGTGAGTATCCTGGCTCGCTTCATATTCAAGAAAATAAAAG AAGCCGTGTTAAGGAAGCTCCGTGGCTATTTTCCATCTTGGAGAACTGAAGTCG ATAACCAAAATAAAGAAGGCAGACTGGGTGATATGGAAATGACATCTGTAAAGAGCAAGCTAAAGGATAATA CCGTGTTAAGGAAGCTCCGTGGCTATTTTCCATCTTGGAGAACTGAAGTCG ATAACCAAAATAAAGAATGCAGAATGGGTGATATGGAAATGGCATCTGTAAAGAGCCAGCTATTGGATAACA CTGGCTGA
- the LOC100488012 gene encoding uncharacterized protein LOC100488012 isoform X4: MRLLIPQLSVLLMSLRLLGTEDSVAQINKPVNGTATFHYGFKLGAKTKCTIWKTSQGVKREVAEYRNQYFNVSDDELKARAVFNQTELMIQNLAMTDSGAYYLKCWLAPNRISVFNLTVYKPVQQPVIKTECQCGCNDCNCTLYCQDPTNSSSAHWVILHNSMPVNNSSESTIWIPLGNTSKSTKYMCVLQNPADQRNASIGFEQLCFTSRYSKFLCWVWSYWKTCIYVTMAVLVILPIIVLAKKIKEAVLRKLRGYFPSWRTEVDNQNKEGRLGDMEMTSVKSKLKDNKAVLRKLRGYFPSWRTEVDNQNKECRMGDMEMASVKSQLLDNTG, encoded by the exons ATGCGTCTACTGATTCCTCAGCTCTCTGTCCTATTAATGTCACTCCGGCTCCTAGGGACAG AGGATTCTGTTGCCCAGATTAATAAACCAGTAAATGGCACTGCCACATTTCACTATGGTTTTAAGTTGGGCGCTAAAACCAAATGCACCATTTGGAAAACCAGCCAAGGTGTCAAAAGAGAGGTGGCTGAATATAGAAACCAATATTTTAATGTAAGCGACGACGAGCTCAAGGCGCGTGCTGTATTCAATCAAACGGAATTAATGATCCAGAATCTGGCAATGACTGACAGCGGGGCTTATTATTTAAAATGCTGGCTTGCTCCAAACAGGATAAGTGTCTTTAATCTCACGGTTTATA AACCAGTGCAACAGCCCGTTATTAAAACAGAGTGCCAATGTGGATGCAATGACTGTAACTGCACTCTGTATTGTCAGGATCCAACAAACTCATCCTCTGCCCACTGGGTTATTTTACACAACTCAATGCCTGTCAACAATTCAAGTGAAAGTACAATCTGGATCCCTCTTGGAAATACTTCTAAAAGCACTAAGTACATGTGTGTGCTACAGAACCCGGCTGATCAGAGAAATGCTTCCATTGGCTTTGAGCAACTCTGTTTTACTTCAC GTTACAGTAAATTCTTGTGCTGGGTTTGGAGTTACTGGAAAACATGCATTTATGTCACTATGGCAGTCCTGGTTATCCTTCCAATTATAGTCCTAGCCAagaaaataaaag AAGCCGTGTTAAGGAAGCTCCGTGGCTATTTTCCATCTTGGAGAACTGAAGTCG ATAACCAAAATAAAGAAGGCAGACTGGGTGATATGGAAATGACATCTGTAAAGAGCAAGCTAAAGGATAATA AAGCCGTGTTAAGGAAGCTCCGTGGCTATTTTCCATCTTGGAGAACTGAAGTCG ATAACCAAAATAAAGAATGCAGAATGGGTGATATGGAAATGGCATCTGTAAAGAGCCAGCTATTGGATAACA CTGGCTGA